One window from the genome of Variovorax sp. PAMC26660 encodes:
- the fdxH gene encoding formate dehydrogenase subunit beta translates to MSSLQTLDIAARSATTTPSPDIRNRPQVQQVAKLIDVSTCIGCKACQVACMQWNDLRDEVGTTHGTYDNPVDLTPSSWTVMKFSEVEPEAGKLEWLIRKDGCMHCDDPGCLKSCPSPGAIVKYSNGIVDFISEHCVGCGNCVTGCPFDVPRISKADNKAYKCSLCSDRVGVGLEPACVKACPTGALHFGTKEDMHEYASERIVDLKDRGFANAGVYDPAGVGGTHVMYVLQHADRPGLYAGLPKDPHISPLVSLWKGVAKPLAVVAMIGAVVGSFFHYMKVGPIEPKDEHPDAGLDGKPDDVVVIEAPPTASTPAEPVREQPRA, encoded by the coding sequence ATGTCCTCCCTCCAAACCCTCGACATCGCCGCCCGCTCGGCCACGACCACGCCGTCGCCCGACATCCGCAACCGCCCGCAGGTGCAGCAAGTCGCCAAGCTGATCGACGTATCCACCTGCATCGGCTGCAAGGCCTGCCAGGTCGCATGCATGCAGTGGAACGACCTGCGCGACGAAGTCGGCACCACGCACGGCACCTACGACAACCCGGTCGACCTCACGCCTTCGTCATGGACGGTGATGAAGTTCTCCGAAGTCGAGCCCGAGGCCGGCAAGCTCGAATGGCTGATCCGCAAGGACGGCTGCATGCACTGCGACGACCCGGGTTGCCTGAAGTCGTGCCCATCGCCGGGCGCCATCGTCAAGTACAGCAACGGCATCGTCGACTTCATCAGCGAGCATTGCGTGGGCTGCGGCAACTGCGTCACCGGCTGCCCCTTCGACGTGCCGCGCATCAGCAAGGCCGACAACAAGGCCTACAAGTGCTCGCTGTGCTCCGACCGCGTGGGCGTGGGCCTGGAGCCGGCCTGCGTGAAGGCCTGCCCCACCGGCGCATTGCACTTCGGCACCAAGGAAGACATGCACGAGTACGCATCGGAACGCATCGTCGACCTGAAGGACCGCGGCTTTGCCAATGCCGGCGTGTACGACCCGGCCGGTGTCGGCGGCACCCACGTGATGTACGTGCTGCAGCATGCCGACCGACCGGGCCTCTACGCCGGTCTTCCCAAGGACCCGCACATCAGCCCGCTGGTGTCGCTGTGGAAGGGCGTGGCCAAGCCGCTCGCGGTGGTCGCGATGATCGGCGCGGTAGTCGGCAGCTTCTTCCACTACATGAAGGTCGGGCCGATCGAGCCGAAGGACGAGCATCCGGATGCCGGCCTCGACGGCAAGCCGGACGACGTGGTGGTGATCGAAGCGCCGCCCACGGCATCCACACCCGCCGAACCCGTGCGCGAACAACCCCGCGCCTGA
- a CDS encoding formate dehydrogenase subunit gamma → MTRYYLRRYRDATRMNHWFVAIMFFAAALSGLAFFHPSLFFLSTLFGGGPWTRILHPFMGLLMVLGFVFLFFTMWRENILDKVDREWIANAPKMLKGDKSSMPPVGKYNAGQKLVFWAFGISLLLLFVTGFMFWSPWFVGFFPILVRRIAVVVHSASAVVLILSVITHIYAAIWVKGTLRAMTRGTVTEGWAKLNHPLWHRKMTRGE, encoded by the coding sequence ATGACACGCTACTACCTTCGCCGCTACCGCGATGCCACGCGCATGAACCACTGGTTCGTTGCAATCATGTTCTTCGCGGCGGCGCTCTCTGGCCTGGCCTTCTTCCACCCCAGCCTGTTCTTTTTGAGCACGCTGTTCGGCGGCGGCCCGTGGACGCGCATCCTGCATCCCTTCATGGGGCTGTTGATGGTGCTGGGCTTCGTGTTCCTGTTCTTCACCATGTGGCGCGAGAACATCCTCGACAAGGTCGACCGCGAATGGATTGCCAACGCGCCGAAGATGCTCAAGGGCGACAAGTCGAGCATGCCGCCGGTGGGCAAGTACAACGCGGGCCAGAAGCTGGTGTTCTGGGCCTTCGGCATCAGCCTGCTGCTGCTGTTCGTGACCGGCTTCATGTTCTGGAGCCCGTGGTTCGTCGGCTTCTTCCCGATCCTCGTGCGCCGCATTGCGGTGGTCGTGCATTCGGCCTCGGCCGTGGTGCTGATCCTGTCGGTCATCACGCACATCTACGCCGCGATCTGGGTCAAGGGCACGCTGCGCGCCATGACGCGCGGCACCGTCACCGAGGGATGGGCCAAGCTCAATCATCCCTTGTGGCATCGCAAGATGACGCGCGGTGAATAA
- the fdhE gene encoding formate dehydrogenase accessory protein FdhE, which yields MNSPTGTPPPIRTTRVLDPEQIAMQAGRQMPFLRLPVRAAVFSDRQLRLRQLAASHPMREYLIFIADLAQAQHQVLQDYPKVALPESTALEAASQALKPPMPAFGWPRDAVWRQELRRLLGLFRVRLPEGAARDTLDRVVAADDAWLDQQADLLSRRIMFGLDLAAAPLIASGLQAYWTQLVLQVAERDGENIFGRTDPGNECPCCGSVPTVSITRIGADEAGFRYLHCSLCSTEWHYVRIKCTHCESTKGIHFESLTPQPGIELPATGAREGAVKAECCDSCGHYLKQIAMEKDPEVEPVADDLASVTLDLLVSEAGHQRSGHNLMLLFGDPEEITDDGGGG from the coding sequence ATGAACAGCCCCACCGGCACCCCACCACCGATCCGGACCACGCGCGTTCTCGATCCCGAACAGATCGCGATGCAGGCCGGGCGGCAAATGCCGTTCCTGCGCCTGCCCGTGCGTGCCGCCGTGTTCTCCGACCGGCAGTTGCGCCTGCGCCAGCTCGCGGCCTCGCACCCGATGCGCGAGTACCTGATCTTCATTGCGGACTTGGCGCAAGCACAGCATCAGGTGCTGCAGGACTACCCGAAGGTCGCCCTGCCTGAATCCACCGCACTCGAAGCCGCATCGCAAGCGCTCAAGCCACCGATGCCTGCCTTCGGCTGGCCGCGCGATGCCGTGTGGCGGCAGGAGCTTCGGCGCCTGCTGGGCCTCTTTCGCGTTCGCCTGCCCGAAGGCGCGGCGCGCGACACGCTCGACCGCGTGGTGGCCGCCGACGATGCCTGGCTCGACCAGCAGGCCGATCTTCTCTCGCGCCGCATCATGTTCGGACTCGATCTTGCTGCGGCCCCGCTGATCGCCTCCGGTCTTCAGGCCTACTGGACACAGCTCGTGCTGCAGGTGGCCGAACGCGATGGCGAGAACATCTTCGGCCGCACCGACCCCGGCAATGAATGCCCCTGCTGCGGCAGCGTGCCGACCGTGAGCATCACGCGCATCGGCGCCGACGAGGCGGGCTTTCGCTATCTGCACTGCTCGCTGTGCAGCACCGAGTGGCACTACGTGCGCATCAAGTGCACGCACTGCGAAAGCACCAAGGGCATTCACTTCGAATCACTCACGCCGCAGCCCGGCATCGAGCTGCCCGCCACGGGCGCGCGCGAAGGTGCGGTGAAGGCCGAGTGCTGCGACAGCTGCGGCCACTACCTCAAGCAGATCGCGATGGAGAAAGACCCCGAGGTCGAACCCGTGGCGGACGACCTCGCCAGCGTGACGCTCGACCTGCTGGTGTCCGAAGCCGGCCACCAGCGCAGCGGCCATAACCTGATGCTGCTGTTCGGCGACCCTGAAGAAATCACCGACGACGGCGGAGGCGGCTGA
- the selA gene encoding L-seryl-tRNA(Sec) selenium transferase, producing the protein MATPEESVVHGSTARPQDLPSVDQLLRAEAPRALLAEHGHTLVVSEARALLEGLRARAVAGKLPTSEVQPDALGHALAARVQHRLAPRMRAVLNLTGTVIHTNLGRALLADAALQRLLTVMTSPNNLEYDLATGSRGDRDSLVEELLCTITGAEAATVVNNNAAAVLLTIAALARDREVIVSRGELVEIGGAFRMPDVMASAGARMVEVGTTNRTHPQDYERAINAQTALVMKVHTSNYAVQGFTAAVDEATLAGIAHARGVPLATDLGSGSLVDLAHYGLPREPLPQEMLAAGCDVVTFSGDKLLGGPQAGLIVGSKEAVGRIRKFPMKRALRMSKLPLAALEATLSLYLRPERLAKDLPTLRLLTRPADAIREMADTLLTPVQAAVSPRFTVEVVSLLGQIGSGSLPVERLPSAGLALSPAGTSKKGIGTALDALATALRGLPLPVIGRIAEDRLLLDLRCLEDSAPFTAQLDELRERLT; encoded by the coding sequence ATGGCGACGCCCGAAGAGTCCGTGGTCCACGGCTCGACGGCAAGGCCCCAGGATCTGCCTTCTGTCGATCAACTGCTGCGCGCCGAAGCGCCGCGTGCGCTGCTGGCCGAGCATGGCCATACCCTCGTTGTCAGTGAGGCGCGTGCGCTGCTCGAAGGGCTTCGCGCTCGCGCCGTCGCTGGAAAGTTGCCCACCTCGGAAGTGCAACCCGATGCGCTCGGCCATGCACTCGCCGCCCGCGTGCAACACCGCCTCGCACCGCGCATGCGCGCCGTGCTGAACCTCACCGGCACCGTCATCCACACCAACCTCGGCCGCGCGCTGCTGGCCGATGCGGCGCTGCAGCGGCTGCTGACGGTGATGACCTCGCCCAACAACCTCGAATACGACCTCGCCACTGGCAGCCGCGGCGACCGCGACTCGCTGGTCGAGGAGCTGCTGTGCACCATCACCGGCGCCGAAGCCGCAACGGTGGTCAACAACAACGCGGCAGCCGTGCTGCTGACCATCGCGGCATTGGCACGCGATCGCGAAGTCATCGTCTCGCGCGGCGAGCTGGTCGAGATCGGCGGCGCCTTCCGCATGCCCGACGTGATGGCCAGCGCCGGCGCGCGCATGGTCGAGGTGGGCACCACCAACCGCACGCACCCGCAAGACTACGAACGCGCCATCAACGCACAAACCGCGCTCGTGATGAAGGTGCACACCAGCAACTACGCCGTGCAGGGCTTCACCGCCGCGGTCGACGAAGCCACGCTCGCCGGCATCGCGCATGCGCGCGGCGTGCCGCTGGCCACCGACCTGGGCAGCGGCTCGCTGGTCGACCTGGCCCACTACGGCCTGCCGCGCGAACCGCTGCCGCAGGAGATGCTCGCAGCCGGCTGCGATGTCGTCACCTTCTCGGGCGACAAGCTGCTGGGCGGCCCGCAGGCCGGACTCATCGTCGGCAGCAAGGAGGCCGTGGGCCGCATCCGCAAGTTCCCGATGAAGCGCGCACTGCGCATGAGCAAGCTGCCGCTGGCCGCGCTCGAAGCGACGCTCTCGCTCTACCTGCGGCCCGAACGGCTCGCCAAGGACCTGCCGACGCTGCGCCTGCTGACGCGACCGGCCGACGCGATCCGCGAGATGGCCGATACGTTGCTGACGCCCGTGCAGGCTGCCGTGTCGCCCCGCTTCACCGTCGAAGTGGTGTCGCTGCTGGGCCAGATCGGCTCGGGCTCGCTGCCGGTGGAACGCCTGCCCTCGGCCGGCCTCGCGCTCTCACCTGCCGGCACCTCGAAGAAAGGCATCGGCACCGCGCTCGATGCGCTCGCCACCGCATTGCGCGGCCTGCCATTGCCGGTGATCGGCCGCATCGCGGAAGACCGGCTTCTGCTCGACCTGCGCTGCCTCGAAGACAGCGCGCCCTTCACAGCCCAGCTCGACGAACTGCGAGAGCGACTGACGTAG
- a CDS encoding acyl-CoA dehydrogenase family protein, whose product MNPLDVLASIETETLQPLAPRTDSEGRFPREVIDAMGKAGLLGLVSTASVGGQGLGLKEAAQVVSRIAQTCPSTAMVVCMHYCASAVIEQFGPEATRRAIAAGKHLSTLAFSEADSRSHFWAPTGTARADGANVVLDARKSWVTSAFEADSYVWSSKPLAAEGASTLWLVDAKSDGLTQPGRFDGLGLRGNASTPITAKDVRVAASARLGEDGKGFDTMMGVVLPWFSVLSAACSVGLMEGALSRAIGHVGQTRHVHLDSSLADLPTIRAYLARARIKTDMVQTLLDDTVAAIGAGRADTMLRVLEVKAAAAESALEVTDIAMRVCGGAAFRKEAGIERLFRDARASSVMAPTSDVLYDFIGKAITGLPLF is encoded by the coding sequence ATGAATCCCCTCGACGTGCTCGCCAGTATCGAAACTGAAACGCTGCAGCCACTGGCGCCAAGGACCGACAGCGAGGGACGCTTTCCACGAGAGGTGATCGATGCGATGGGCAAGGCGGGCCTGCTCGGGCTGGTCTCCACCGCATCGGTCGGCGGCCAGGGCCTCGGCCTGAAGGAAGCCGCGCAGGTCGTTTCGCGCATCGCGCAGACCTGCCCCTCCACCGCAATGGTGGTGTGCATGCACTACTGCGCCAGCGCGGTGATCGAACAGTTCGGCCCGGAGGCCACACGCCGCGCAATTGCCGCAGGCAAGCACCTGAGCACCCTCGCCTTTTCCGAAGCCGATTCGCGCAGCCACTTCTGGGCGCCCACCGGCACCGCGCGTGCCGATGGCGCGAATGTGGTGCTCGATGCGCGCAAGAGCTGGGTCACCTCCGCCTTCGAGGCCGACAGCTATGTGTGGTCGAGCAAGCCGCTCGCGGCCGAAGGTGCGAGCACGCTGTGGCTGGTCGATGCGAAGTCCGATGGCCTCACCCAGCCCGGCCGCTTCGATGGCCTCGGGCTGCGCGGCAACGCCTCCACCCCGATCACCGCGAAGGACGTGCGCGTGGCCGCCAGCGCGCGGCTTGGTGAAGACGGCAAGGGCTTCGACACGATGATGGGCGTGGTGCTGCCCTGGTTCTCGGTGCTCAGCGCGGCCTGCTCGGTCGGCCTGATGGAAGGCGCGTTGAGCCGTGCCATCGGCCATGTGGGCCAGACGCGGCACGTGCACCTCGATTCATCGCTGGCCGACCTGCCCACCATCCGCGCCTACCTGGCCCGCGCGCGCATCAAGACCGACATGGTGCAGACGCTGCTCGACGACACGGTGGCCGCCATCGGCGCCGGCCGCGCCGACACCATGCTGCGCGTGCTCGAAGTGAAGGCCGCAGCCGCCGAGAGCGCGCTCGAAGTGACCGACATCGCCATGCGCGTGTGCGGCGGCGCGGCCTTCCGCAAGGAGGCCGGCATCGAACGTCTGTTCCGCGATGCACGCGCCTCCAGCGTGATGGCGCCCACGTCCGACGTGCTCTACGACTTCATCGGCAAGGCCATCACCGGCCTGCCGCTGTTCTGA
- a CDS encoding phosphate/phosphite/phosphonate ABC transporter substrate-binding protein yields MSEPTLIMGAVAYAPKVVTIWEGFKAFFVKNGLPFDYVLYSNYEKQVEAQFDDTLHLAWNSPLAWVRADRIARSRGQQVKAVAMRDTDCDLRSAIVVRADSPVQTLAELRDKTVGMGALDSPQATLIPLDHLRSAGLVKQRDFQLRYFDVLGGKHGDHIGGERDAAVALMAGEVDACCLIDGNHLAFGLDGTLPSGSTRVIARTGAYDHCNFTTSPGAPADLIERFVALLMAMRWDDPQVRPLLELEGLREWRAGRTSGYALLERAVDDENFYSRDGAILNPDYRY; encoded by the coding sequence ATGTCCGAACCCACATTGATCATGGGCGCCGTGGCCTATGCGCCCAAGGTCGTCACCATCTGGGAAGGCTTCAAGGCCTTCTTCGTGAAGAACGGCCTGCCCTTCGACTACGTGCTGTATTCGAACTACGAAAAGCAGGTCGAGGCGCAATTCGACGACACGCTGCACCTGGCCTGGAACTCGCCGCTGGCCTGGGTGCGCGCCGACCGCATCGCGCGCAGCCGGGGCCAGCAAGTGAAGGCGGTTGCCATGCGCGACACCGACTGCGACCTGCGCTCGGCCATCGTCGTGCGCGCCGACAGCCCGGTGCAGACGCTGGCCGAGCTGCGCGACAAGACCGTCGGCATGGGCGCACTCGATTCACCGCAGGCCACGTTGATCCCGCTCGATCATCTGCGCAGCGCAGGCCTTGTGAAGCAGCGCGACTTTCAGTTGCGTTACTTCGACGTTCTGGGCGGCAAGCACGGCGACCACATCGGCGGCGAGCGCGATGCAGCCGTGGCGCTGATGGCCGGCGAGGTCGATGCCTGCTGCCTCATCGACGGCAACCACCTGGCCTTCGGCCTCGATGGCACGCTGCCTTCGGGCAGCACGCGCGTCATTGCGCGCACTGGCGCTTATGACCACTGCAACTTCACCACCAGCCCCGGTGCGCCTGCCGATTTGATCGAGCGCTTCGTCGCGCTGCTGATGGCCATGCGCTGGGACGACCCCCAGGTGCGGCCGCTGCTCGAACTCGAAGGCCTGCGCGAATGGCGTGCGGGCCGCACCAGCGGTTACGCGTTGCTTGAACGCGCGGTGGACGACGAAAACTTCTACAGCCGCGATGGCGCCATCCTCAACCCCGACTATCGATATTGA
- a CDS encoding ferritin-like domain-containing protein, whose protein sequence is MAPSSTPTIDIESLGLDQGALLLIRRALAERPVGGELQVRGRSPDWQMHLEAWCRSQGHPLRFETAVDGIAQARITRGPHAEGRWRDAQATGTAHGDINGMPAEDAASGWGLAARGATVEAGSPDFFFALHRRHELWAATAGELYRQAAAAQWDPGTAIDWDAVFELPPPIEAAVVQVMTYLIENENAALLVPARHLGQIHPHYREVLQLLALQCGDEARHVEVFTRRATLRGHEPALSTAGGQASLRTLFDAPDFSVATFLLAVLGEGSFVNLLNFLQANAPDPVTRQIARLTARDEARHVAFGMAHLEYRLSVQPDYQAKLRNAIEVRYDALAHTAGLNEEVFDALVLLAAGELSPEAIARGHAAVQQLQRDMAAGRRARLARLGFERDEAKRLSDLHTRNFM, encoded by the coding sequence ATGGCGCCATCCTCAACCCCGACTATCGATATTGAGTCGCTGGGCCTGGACCAGGGCGCCCTGCTGCTCATTCGCCGCGCGCTGGCCGAACGGCCGGTGGGTGGTGAGCTGCAGGTGCGCGGCCGTTCGCCGGATTGGCAGATGCACCTGGAAGCCTGGTGCCGCAGCCAGGGGCATCCGCTGCGCTTCGAGACTGCAGTGGACGGCATCGCGCAGGCCCGCATCACGCGCGGCCCGCATGCCGAAGGTCGATGGCGCGATGCGCAGGCGACCGGCACTGCGCATGGCGACATCAACGGCATGCCCGCTGAAGACGCTGCCTCCGGCTGGGGGCTGGCCGCGCGCGGTGCCACGGTCGAAGCCGGCAGTCCTGATTTTTTCTTTGCGCTGCACCGGCGTCACGAACTCTGGGCCGCGACCGCCGGCGAGCTGTATCGACAGGCCGCAGCGGCCCAATGGGACCCGGGCACGGCCATCGACTGGGATGCGGTGTTCGAGCTGCCGCCCCCGATCGAAGCCGCCGTGGTGCAGGTCATGACCTACCTGATCGAGAACGAGAACGCCGCGCTGCTGGTGCCCGCGCGCCACCTGGGGCAGATCCATCCGCACTACCGCGAGGTGCTGCAGCTGCTGGCGCTGCAGTGCGGCGACGAGGCGCGGCATGTCGAAGTGTTCACCCGGCGTGCCACGCTGCGCGGCCACGAGCCTGCGCTGTCCACGGCCGGCGGGCAGGCTTCGTTGCGCACGCTGTTCGACGCGCCCGATTTCTCCGTCGCCACTTTCCTGCTCGCCGTGCTCGGCGAAGGCAGCTTCGTGAACCTGCTCAACTTTCTGCAGGCGAATGCACCCGATCCGGTGACACGGCAGATCGCGCGACTCACCGCGCGCGACGAGGCGCGCCACGTGGCCTTCGGCATGGCGCATCTGGAATATCGGCTGTCGGTGCAACCCGACTACCAGGCCAAGCTGCGCAACGCCATCGAGGTGCGCTACGACGCACTGGCCCACACCGCGGGCCTCAACGAAGAAGTGTTCGATGCGCTGGTGCTGCTGGCGGCGGGCGAGCTGTCGCCCGAGGCCATCGCGCGCGGCCACGCGGCCGTGCAGCAATTGCAGCGCGACATGGCGGCCGGTCGGCGCGCGCGGCTGGCGCGGCTGGGCTTCGAGCGCGACGAGGCGAAGCGGCTGTCCGACCTGCACACGCGCAACTTCATGTGA
- the selB gene encoding selenocysteine-specific translation elongation factor, translated as MIIGTAGHIDHGKTSLVRALTGVDTDRLPEEKRRGISIELGYAYLHAPDGVSLGFVDVPGHERLLHTMLAGATGIDHALLVVAADDGVMPQTREHLAVVALLGVRAATVAITKIDRIDTATRAERLDEVRAKINALLAQTALAGAPVLAVSATTGEGIDTLRTRLLDVAREEHIREDDLAFRLAVDRAFTLAGVGTVVTGTVFSGTVRIGDALRLVPGERTVRVRGIHAQNRQAELAHAGQRCALALAGVTKDEVHRGDWVCTPAIALATARIDVLLTLWPDEAKPLRSGATVHAHLGASDVMASVALLDRDALAPGETALAQLVLRDEVGAWHGDRGVLRDASATRTVAGVRVLDPFAPVRYRRTSERLRTLAAWAIDDRPARVAALLHNAPLGIDTARLACALSLANEDALALPDDAVRIAHTAIAQQHLDTLQAQITERLADFHRAAPDEVGPDARRLKRLAGPRTDDALWRHALDALVARGALVRSGTWLHLPDHATRLNEAEQKLAQKLLPKLADGGFDPPWVRDLAKDCAVSEPMVRQTLASLARQGEAFQVVKDLYYPLATIEQLAGLVRDCIAGPEGLQAASFRDATGLGRKRAIQLLEFFDRVGYTRRVKDTHLLRPDTSLFGAGP; from the coding sequence ATGATCATCGGCACCGCAGGCCACATCGACCACGGCAAGACCTCGCTGGTGCGCGCGCTCACCGGCGTCGACACCGACCGGTTGCCCGAGGAAAAGCGGCGCGGCATTTCCATCGAACTCGGTTATGCCTACTTGCATGCGCCCGATGGCGTGTCGCTCGGTTTCGTCGATGTGCCGGGGCATGAACGTTTGCTGCACACCATGCTGGCTGGCGCCACCGGCATCGACCATGCCTTGCTGGTGGTGGCCGCCGACGACGGCGTGATGCCGCAGACGCGCGAGCACCTTGCCGTGGTCGCGCTGCTGGGTGTGCGCGCGGCCACGGTGGCGATCACCAAGATCGACCGCATCGACACAGCCACGCGCGCGGAACGGCTTGACGAAGTGCGCGCAAAGATCAACGCCCTGCTCGCGCAAACAGCGCTGGCCGGCGCGCCGGTGCTCGCGGTGTCCGCCACCACGGGCGAGGGCATCGACACGCTGCGCACGCGGCTGCTGGACGTCGCACGCGAAGAGCACATACGCGAAGACGATCTCGCGTTCCGTCTCGCGGTGGACCGTGCCTTCACGCTGGCGGGTGTCGGCACCGTCGTCACCGGCACCGTCTTCAGCGGCACGGTGCGCATCGGCGACGCGCTGCGGCTCGTGCCCGGCGAACGCACGGTGCGGGTGCGCGGCATTCACGCCCAGAACAGGCAGGCCGAACTGGCGCACGCGGGGCAACGCTGCGCGCTCGCGCTGGCGGGAGTGACCAAGGACGAAGTGCATCGCGGCGACTGGGTCTGCACCCCGGCCATCGCACTCGCAACGGCGCGCATCGATGTGCTGCTCACGCTCTGGCCCGACGAGGCCAAGCCCCTGCGCTCGGGTGCGACGGTGCACGCACACCTGGGCGCCAGCGATGTGATGGCCTCGGTGGCCCTGCTCGATCGCGATGCGCTCGCGCCGGGCGAGACCGCGTTGGCTCAACTGGTCTTGCGCGATGAAGTCGGCGCATGGCACGGCGACCGCGGCGTGTTGCGCGATGCCTCGGCCACCCGCACCGTGGCCGGCGTGCGCGTGCTCGACCCCTTCGCGCCCGTGCGCTACCGGCGCACGTCCGAACGCCTGCGCACGCTGGCAGCCTGGGCCATCGACGACCGGCCCGCGCGCGTGGCGGCGCTGCTGCACAACGCGCCGCTCGGCATCGACACGGCGCGGCTGGCCTGCGCGCTTTCGCTGGCGAACGAAGATGCACTGGCACTGCCCGACGATGCGGTGCGCATTGCGCACACGGCCATCGCGCAGCAGCACCTCGACACGCTGCAAGCACAGATCACCGAACGCCTGGCCGACTTCCATCGCGCGGCGCCCGACGAGGTCGGCCCCGACGCGCGCCGCCTCAAGCGGCTGGCCGGCCCGCGCACCGACGATGCGTTGTGGCGGCACGCACTCGACGCACTGGTCGCGCGCGGCGCGCTGGTGCGCAGTGGCACATGGCTGCACCTGCCGGACCATGCGACACGTTTGAATGAAGCCGAGCAGAAGCTCGCACAGAAGCTGTTGCCCAAGCTGGCCGATGGCGGTTTCGATCCGCCATGGGTGCGTGATCTCGCGAAGGACTGCGCGGTGAGCGAACCCATGGTGCGGCAGACCCTGGCGAGCCTCGCACGGCAAGGCGAGGCCTTCCAGGTGGTGAAGGACTTGTACTATCCGCTGGCGACCATCGAGCAGTTGGCCGGCCTGGTGCGCGACTGCATTGCGGGACCTGAAGGTTTGCAAGCCGCGAGCTTTCGGGATGCGACCGGATTGGGGCGCAAGCGCGCGATCCAGTTGCTGGAATTCTTTGACCGTGTGGGCTACACGCGGCGCGTGAAAGACACGCACCTGCTGCGGCCCGACACCTCGTTGTTCGGAGCAGGCCCGTGA
- the selD gene encoding selenide, water dikinase SelD translates to MTDAATSKLLNPLAPLRLTSFSHGGGCGCKIAPGVLSQILKNHAGGMIPPELMVGIETADDAAVYRLNDEQALIATTDFFMPIVDDPYEFGRIAATNAISDVYAMGGRPIMALALVAMPINQLPVEVIAEIVRGGQDVCRAAGIPIAGGHTIDSVEPIYGLVAMGLVHPDRVRRNADAKAGDVLVLGKPLGVGVLSAALKKEQLSEAGYRQLIENTTKLNTPGIALSALDGVHALTDVTGFGLAGHTLELARGAKLTAVVEWSKVPLLDNVAEMVAEGFVTGASGRNWAGYGADVELAADLPATAQNLLSDPQTSGGLLVSCAPGAVDAVLEIFRKEGFAQAAVIGRVEAGKPALRVVS, encoded by the coding sequence ATGACCGATGCCGCAACCTCCAAGCTCCTGAATCCGCTGGCGCCGTTGCGGCTCACCAGCTTCTCGCACGGTGGCGGCTGTGGCTGCAAGATCGCGCCGGGCGTGTTGTCACAGATTTTGAAGAACCATGCGGGGGGAATGATCCCGCCCGAACTCATGGTCGGCATCGAGACCGCCGACGACGCGGCAGTCTACAGGCTCAACGACGAGCAGGCGCTGATTGCCACCACCGACTTCTTCATGCCCATCGTGGACGACCCCTACGAGTTCGGGCGCATCGCGGCCACCAACGCCATCAGCGACGTGTACGCCATGGGCGGCCGTCCGATCATGGCGCTGGCACTGGTTGCCATGCCGATCAACCAGTTGCCGGTGGAAGTGATCGCCGAGATCGTGCGCGGCGGGCAGGACGTGTGCCGTGCGGCCGGCATCCCGATTGCGGGCGGCCACACCATCGATTCGGTCGAGCCCATCTACGGCCTTGTCGCGATGGGGCTGGTGCACCCCGACCGCGTGCGGCGCAACGCCGACGCAAAGGCCGGCGACGTGCTGGTGCTGGGCAAGCCGCTGGGGGTGGGCGTGTTGTCTGCTGCGCTCAAGAAGGAGCAGTTGTCCGAGGCCGGCTACCGGCAACTGATCGAGAACACGACCAAGCTCAACACGCCCGGCATCGCGTTGTCGGCGCTCGACGGCGTGCATGCGCTGACCGACGTGACCGGCTTCGGCCTGGCCGGCCACACGCTCGAGCTGGCGCGCGGTGCGAAGCTCACTGCGGTGGTCGAATGGTCGAAGGTGCCGCTGCTCGACAACGTGGCGGAGATGGTTGCGGAAGGTTTCGTCACCGGCGCATCGGGGCGCAACTGGGCGGGCTATGGGGCCGATGTGGAACTGGCGGCCGACTTGCCGGCCACGGCGCAGAACCTGCTGAGCGATCCGCAGACCTCGGGCGGCCTGCTCGTGAGCTGCGCGCCCGGGGCCGTCGACGCGGTGCTGGAGATTTTCCGCAAGGAAGGCTTCGCGCAGGCAGCGGTCATCGGCCGCGTCGAAGCCGGAAAGCCCGCGTTGCGCGTCGTGTCCTGA